In the Candidatus Electrothrix sp. GW3-4 genome, one interval contains:
- a CDS encoding DUF2169 domain-containing protein: MEIINKANWRFAPIAGRVNFPGHTLTLIVKGTFDLKHGDTATISEEQLYPTGDEYYPDDEQQQSVRYESDFAFYKPKADLLLVGKCHTPQKTPLQTCSATFQVGTNQSTVAVHGNRYKQPIVKTASAPEPFTAMDIRYDKSFGGPGYDKNPIGKGYGQDKAAGTAAERSPLPNIESSHLHSVAGEPAGFGPLNKMWPQRYSKMGTYENSWLKERWPWFPLDFSWEYYNAAPKNMQVNGYLKGDEPLICTNLHPEIPVYQTKLPGLRVRCFTDRIISTDQDEAKFSEVKMNLDTLWVDMEEEKLVLVWRGVTKVLSEDYEEIQGLFIVSEQLDESPRSIEDCRKDFLAALAAEDAPFEEEFPETESVDDEPTVSIEEEIQKAELEVKKAQEELEKELKEAGIEPVQDIPEPSQEDKKMEARILARYGLDKVTTEEPLTREKIIERLANNESFAEEDFSDLDLSELNLRGGDFREAVFSKVNLKNALLDEAILTEANFSQADLTGASLKKADACEADFTEACLNGADLSEAVLQDTIFEQARMTEAVLDNAQAVDGYFSEADLSGASLKNAILDGADFSNTLLHKADFHKASLKEATLDAAQGEQLSMRECDLTELRASKKCCFPEGNFTRVIGNDSTWEEAELTGADFSCSDMAAADFSSAILKGVNFLAADMKQAKFAKANLQAARCISMNLFESSFENANLMQTDFTGSNLYGTEFLGSQLKDTIFKSANLKMTKLTNGYY; this comes from the coding sequence ATGGAAATTATCAATAAAGCTAATTGGCGGTTTGCCCCGATAGCGGGCAGGGTGAACTTTCCAGGGCATACCCTTACCCTGATCGTCAAAGGTACCTTTGACCTGAAACACGGGGATACAGCCACCATTTCCGAAGAACAACTCTACCCCACTGGCGATGAGTATTACCCGGATGATGAACAGCAGCAGAGCGTCCGCTACGAATCCGATTTTGCTTTCTATAAACCCAAGGCTGATTTACTTCTTGTCGGCAAATGCCATACACCCCAAAAGACACCTCTTCAAACCTGTAGCGCAACCTTTCAAGTCGGTACAAATCAGTCAACCGTAGCCGTCCATGGCAATCGCTACAAGCAGCCGATAGTCAAGACAGCCTCTGCGCCTGAACCGTTTACGGCTATGGATATTCGCTATGACAAGAGCTTTGGTGGACCGGGGTATGACAAGAATCCGATCGGCAAAGGGTATGGACAGGATAAAGCAGCTGGCACGGCTGCTGAGAGAAGTCCGCTCCCCAATATAGAAAGCAGCCATCTACATTCCGTTGCCGGTGAACCGGCTGGTTTTGGTCCCTTAAATAAAATGTGGCCACAGCGTTATTCCAAAATGGGTACCTATGAGAACAGCTGGCTGAAAGAACGTTGGCCTTGGTTCCCGCTTGATTTCAGCTGGGAGTATTATAATGCCGCCCCAAAAAATATGCAGGTCAACGGCTATCTCAAAGGTGATGAACCGCTTATTTGTACAAACCTGCATCCTGAAATCCCGGTCTATCAAACTAAACTTCCCGGTCTGAGGGTCCGGTGCTTTACTGACAGAATCATTTCGACAGACCAGGATGAAGCCAAATTTTCCGAAGTAAAAATGAACCTGGATACACTTTGGGTTGATATGGAGGAGGAAAAACTCGTTCTTGTCTGGCGCGGTGTTACCAAAGTGCTGTCGGAAGACTACGAGGAAATTCAAGGGCTTTTTATCGTTTCAGAACAGCTTGATGAATCTCCCCGTTCAATAGAAGATTGCCGGAAAGATTTTTTGGCCGCCCTTGCTGCGGAAGACGCTCCTTTTGAAGAGGAATTCCCTGAAACAGAAAGCGTAGACGATGAACCAACTGTTTCCATAGAAGAAGAAATACAAAAGGCGGAACTGGAAGTTAAAAAAGCCCAGGAAGAATTAGAGAAAGAGTTGAAAGAAGCAGGTATTGAACCTGTACAGGATATCCCGGAGCCGAGTCAGGAAGACAAAAAAATGGAGGCCCGCATTCTGGCCCGATACGGACTTGATAAAGTCACTACAGAAGAACCGCTGACTCGGGAAAAAATTATCGAACGACTGGCCAATAATGAATCCTTTGCTGAAGAAGATTTTTCAGATCTTGACCTCTCTGAACTGAATCTTCGCGGTGGGGATTTCAGAGAAGCTGTCTTCTCCAAGGTAAATCTCAAAAATGCCCTTCTTGATGAAGCGATCCTGACCGAAGCAAATTTTTCCCAGGCTGACCTGACCGGGGCTTCATTAAAAAAGGCGGATGCCTGTGAAGCGGACTTTACCGAAGCATGTCTCAACGGTGCTGATTTGAGTGAGGCTGTCCTTCAAGATACGATTTTTGAACAAGCAAGAATGACGGAGGCTGTCCTGGATAATGCACAGGCTGTGGACGGATACTTCTCTGAAGCAGATTTGTCGGGAGCCAGCCTGAAAAACGCAATATTGGATGGTGCTGACTTTTCAAATACGCTCCTGCATAAGGCGGATTTCCATAAGGCAAGCCTTAAAGAAGCAACTTTGGATGCTGCCCAAGGAGAACAACTCAGCATGAGAGAGTGCGATCTCACCGAATTGCGTGCTTCGAAGAAGTGTTGTTTTCCTGAAGGAAATTTTACGCGGGTGATCGGTAATGATTCCACATGGGAAGAGGCGGAATTAACCGGAGCTGATTTTTCTTGCTCAGATATGGCGGCGGCTGATTTTTCTTCTGCAATACTTAAAGGGGTGAACTTTCTCGCCGCAGACATGAAACAAGCCAAATTCGCCAAAGCAAATCTGCAGGCAGCACGTTGTATCAGCATGAATCTGTTTGAATCCAGTTTTGAAAATGCCAATTTAATGCAGACTGACTTTACCGGCTCCAATCTTTACGGGACAGAATTTTTGGGGAGTCAGCTGAAGGATACAATATTCAAGTCTGCAAATTTAAAAATGACCAAACTTACAAATGGCTACTATTGA
- a CDS encoding pentapeptide repeat-containing protein encodes MATIEDMKGFLTSADVVEAVRAGSAIENTLLNEIDLSGLDLQGATFDTVTFNAVHLTNTDLRGATLNNVVFNNCIMSGVDFTEAKLAGTIFVNADCCQANFVRADLADALFLVDNVPEKDQEKVLFEFDAFELDEDTQNVLREQGIVGFSKGKMRLCSTDFSQANLKGAMFMEAELDEVLFQESILERARFEDCSLLAATFTKGLLDNTLFETTNLSNAVFSEVNLHETTFKEVNFTDIDCRTAVLEQTEFHNTVFTSFKEAFPAQLTGCVFEDCDLHGKNFSEMQFSECTFNNSNLENAKIKDAQFIEASFHKSFMPQLDFSGQALCDADFSDTELQGAKFCRCNLTDADFSGANLKGVDFSKALLDNTDLAKSELHAANFTEATMQYCDMKQCNMEQVNLTHASLERTDLPGVDFTQTKIKQTKFVLCKLAECNFSGMDLTGCDFTDADFTSAKMQNTRLNRAVLKQANFFKADLRNSTLQGASCDTADFTEAVLDSANFKNAFLSCSCFLHTNARQTDFSGANLERAEFTYADCHGSNFSHARMKYSDLSHANLQNCDMAEANLLQSVMHCTRDVGTNWKGTSRLLVETTDKDLAAAENWKPPRSSI; translated from the coding sequence ATGGCTACTATTGAAGACATGAAGGGGTTCTTGACCTCTGCTGATGTCGTCGAGGCGGTTCGGGCCGGTTCGGCAATAGAAAATACCCTGCTGAATGAAATTGATTTAAGCGGTCTTGATTTACAGGGCGCAACGTTTGACACTGTCACTTTTAATGCGGTTCATTTGACAAATACAGACCTGCGCGGGGCAACGTTGAATAATGTTGTTTTCAATAACTGCATTATGTCCGGCGTTGATTTCACCGAGGCGAAACTTGCCGGAACAATCTTTGTCAATGCAGATTGCTGTCAGGCCAATTTTGTCCGTGCAGATCTTGCAGATGCTCTTTTCCTTGTCGATAATGTTCCGGAAAAGGATCAGGAAAAAGTTCTCTTTGAGTTTGATGCCTTTGAGCTTGATGAAGATACGCAGAACGTCCTAAGAGAGCAAGGGATCGTCGGTTTTTCCAAGGGAAAAATGCGGCTCTGCAGTACGGATTTCAGTCAGGCAAATCTCAAAGGGGCCATGTTCATGGAAGCAGAACTGGATGAAGTGCTCTTTCAGGAATCAATCCTTGAACGGGCACGATTTGAGGACTGTTCGCTGTTGGCAGCTACGTTTACAAAGGGTCTCCTTGATAACACGTTATTTGAGACAACCAATTTAAGTAACGCTGTTTTTTCAGAAGTTAATCTGCATGAGACAACATTTAAGGAAGTGAATTTTACAGATATTGATTGCAGAACAGCCGTCCTTGAACAAACCGAATTTCACAATACTGTTTTCACCTCGTTTAAGGAGGCGTTTCCTGCTCAACTGACAGGTTGTGTTTTTGAGGATTGTGACTTGCATGGGAAAAATTTTTCCGAAATGCAGTTTTCCGAGTGTACTTTCAATAATTCCAATTTGGAGAACGCCAAAATAAAAGACGCTCAATTTATTGAAGCTTCATTTCACAAATCATTTATGCCGCAGCTGGATTTCAGCGGTCAGGCCCTCTGTGACGCAGATTTTTCTGATACTGAACTTCAGGGAGCAAAGTTTTGCCGATGTAATTTGACGGACGCTGATTTTTCCGGAGCAAATCTGAAAGGAGTTGATTTCAGCAAGGCCTTGCTGGACAACACAGATCTTGCAAAAAGTGAGCTTCATGCCGCAAATTTTACTGAAGCAACCATGCAGTATTGTGATATGAAGCAGTGTAATATGGAGCAGGTTAATTTGACCCATGCCTCACTTGAGCGCACTGATCTTCCAGGAGTTGATTTTACTCAAACAAAAATAAAGCAGACGAAGTTTGTCTTATGCAAGCTGGCAGAGTGTAACTTCAGCGGCATGGACCTTACCGGATGTGATTTCACGGATGCTGACTTCACCTCAGCCAAGATGCAGAATACCCGATTAAATCGGGCCGTCCTCAAGCAGGCAAATTTCTTCAAAGCTGATTTACGGAACAGTACCTTGCAGGGGGCATCTTGTGATACAGCTGATTTCACGGAAGCTGTTCTTGATAGCGCAAATTTTAAGAATGCATTTTTGTCTTGCTCCTGTTTTCTCCATACCAATGCGCGACAAACCGATTTTTCAGGTGCAAATCTGGAGCGGGCTGAATTTACTTATGCGGATTGCCATGGCTCGAATTTTTCGCATGCCCGGATGAAATACAGCGATTTGTCTCACGCGAACCTGCAAAATTGTGATATGGCAGAAGCGAATCTTCTTCAGTCGGTCATGCATTGCACTAGGGATGTCGGCACCAATTGGAAAGGAACATCCAGACTGCTTGTAGAGACAACAGACAAAGACCTTGCTGCTGCGGAAAACTGGAAGCCGCCTCGTTCTTCAATCTAA